A stretch of the Sulfuritortus calidifontis genome encodes the following:
- a CDS encoding IS3 family transposase (programmed frameshift), whose translation MKKSKFTEQQIVAILKEVELGAKVGETCRKHGISDATYYKWKSAYAGMEVSQLRQLRDLQAENARLKKMYAELAMVHNALQDVVSPKALAPARKIELADVLMDAHGLSERQACRAVRLARSSRHYVPVRRDDSAVIEAVQAYMAVNPRHGFGLLHDSFRLQQQPWGKTVLWRVYCQLNLNLPRRGKKRLPARIKQPLVAGALPNDTWSCDFMADALWSGRRFRTFNVLDEFSREALRIEVDTSLPAARVVRALNELIELRGRPRRLRLDNGPELVSQALAQWARDNEVELMFTQPGKPTQNAYIERFNRSYRTEVLDCYVFESLAEVRKLTEDWLHRYNHERPHEALGRIPPVAYRMQKYPNPLLLSGTE comes from the exons ATGAAGAAATCGAAATTCACCGAGCAGCAGATCGTGGCGATCCTCAAGGAGGTCGAACTGGGCGCCAAGGTCGGCGAAACCTGCCGCAAGCACGGCATCTCGGACGCCACCTACTACAAGTGGAAGTCGGCCTACGCCGGCATGGAAGTGTCCCAGCTCAGGCAGTTGCGAGACCTGCAGGCCGAGAATGCGCGGCTCAAGAAGATGTATGCCGAACTGGCCATGGTGCACAACGCCCTGCAGGACGTTGTCTCCC CGAAAGCTCTAGCCCCGGCGCGCAAGATTGAGTTGGCCGACGTGCTGATGGATGCGCATGGCTTGTCCGAACGCCAGGCTTGCCGGGCGGTACGGCTAGCCCGATCCAGCCGGCACTATGTGCCGGTTCGGCGCGATGACAGCGCCGTCATCGAGGCGGTACAGGCCTACATGGCGGTCAATCCCCGGCATGGTTTCGGCCTGCTGCATGACAGCTTCAGGCTGCAACAGCAGCCTTGGGGCAAGACCGTGCTGTGGCGGGTGTATTGCCAGCTCAATCTGAACCTGCCGCGCCGGGGCAAGAAACGCTTGCCGGCTCGCATCAAGCAGCCTCTGGTGGCCGGGGCGCTGCCGAACGATACTTGGAGTTGTGACTTCATGGCCGATGCGCTGTGGAGCGGTCGGCGCTTCCGGACCTTCAACGTCCTGGACGAGTTCAGCCGCGAGGCCCTGCGTATCGAGGTGGACACTAGCCTGCCGGCGGCCAGGGTGGTGCGGGCCTTGAATGAATTGATTGAACTGCGGGGCAGGCCCCGCCGGCTACGCCTGGACAACGGCCCGGAACTGGTCAGCCAGGCACTGGCCCAGTGGGCCAGGGATAATGAGGTGGAATTGATGTTTACCCAACCGGGGAAACCAACCCAGAACGCCTATATCGAACGGTTCAACCGCTCCTACCGGACCGAGGTGCTGGACTGCTATGTGTTCGAGTCGCTGGCCGAGGTCAGGAAGCTGACGGAGGACTGGCTGCACCGCTACAACCATGAACGACCGCATGAAGCCCTGGGCAGGATTCCACCGGTGGCCTATCGCATGCAAAAATACCCAAACCCTCTACTTCTGAGTGGCACGGAATAA
- a CDS encoding DNA-binding protein, protein MTLDNLLKIGQLKRHTTDRAEIGHLLAAGRRNLADARAENISTENRFDAAYKCIMQCALAALMANGFRPDTKVPGHHQTVIQSLPKTIGLKAARVAVLDTLRNKRNLSDYTGKEIDPASLATCIQEAEQLLAELAAWLAAEHPELTP, encoded by the coding sequence ATGACCTTGGATAACCTGCTCAAGATCGGCCAGTTGAAGCGGCACACCACCGACCGGGCAGAGATCGGCCACCTGCTGGCGGCAGGGCGGCGCAACCTGGCCGATGCACGGGCGGAGAACATCAGCACGGAAAACCGCTTCGACGCCGCCTACAAGTGCATCATGCAATGCGCCCTCGCGGCGTTGATGGCCAACGGATTCCGGCCGGATACCAAAGTGCCGGGCCATCATCAGACCGTGATCCAGTCGCTGCCCAAGACCATCGGCCTAAAGGCCGCGCGCGTGGCGGTGCTGGACACCTTGCGTAACAAGCGCAACCTTTCTGACTACACCGGCAAGGAGATCGACCCGGCCTCGCTCGCCACCTGCATTCAGGAGGCGGAACAGCTGCTGGCCGAACTGGCTGCCTGGCTGGCCGCGGAGCACCCCGAACTCACGCCATGA
- a CDS encoding restriction endonuclease subunit S: protein MARISEEASSIAILKPVRGEWRTGYLSTCLKSEVIQLQIKRDVRGVTQPDLGLAHIRQFVVPIPPLGEQHRIVAEVDRRLSLLHEVEAQVDANLQRAERLRASTLGRAFSGGLSYAGI, encoded by the coding sequence TTGGCCCGAATATCCGAGGAGGCTTCAAGTATTGCGATCTTGAAGCCAGTACGTGGTGAATGGCGCACAGGCTATCTTTCCACGTGCCTGAAGTCAGAAGTTATTCAGTTGCAGATAAAGCGTGACGTAAGGGGGGTGACCCAACCTGATTTGGGGCTGGCCCACATACGACAATTCGTTGTGCCTATTCCACCGCTCGGTGAACAACACCGCATCGTCGCCGAGGTCGACCGTCGGCTCTCCCTCCTGCACGAAGTCGAGGCGCAGGTGGACGCCAACCTCCAACGTGCAGAGCGATTGCGAGCCTCGACCTTGGGTCGCGCATTCTCGGGGGGGCTTTCTTATGCGGGTATCTAA
- a CDS encoding MarR family transcriptional regulator, translated as MPTNPIDLLFSAYRRQVLGLLLLRPDDSLHVREIARLTGVPAGSLHRELRALTEAGLLQREPAGNQVRYRANRACPIYPELTEIFRKTAGLADVLREALAPLAGRVTAAFVFGSLAQGMGSATSDVDVFVIGEADFSEVVALLSPLRQRLGREVNPVVMTPAEFAAQRKAKERFVTRVLREPKLFLIGTDDDLG; from the coding sequence ATGCCCACCAACCCCATCGACCTTCTCTTTTCCGCTTACCGCCGCCAGGTGCTGGGCCTGCTGCTGCTGCGGCCGGACGACAGCCTGCACGTGCGCGAGATCGCCCGCTTGACCGGGGTGCCGGCCGGTTCGCTGCACCGGGAATTGCGCGCGCTGACCGAGGCCGGTCTGCTGCAGCGCGAGCCGGCGGGTAACCAGGTGCGCTACCGGGCCAACCGGGCCTGCCCGATCTACCCGGAATTGACGGAAATCTTTCGCAAGACAGCGGGTCTGGCCGATGTGCTGCGTGAGGCACTGGCCCCTCTGGCCGGGCGGGTTACCGCGGCCTTCGTGTTCGGCTCGCTGGCCCAGGGCATGGGGTCGGCAACCAGCGACGTGGATGTGTTCGTGATCGGCGAGGCGGATTTTTCCGAGGTGGTGGCGCTGCTCTCCCCGCTGCGGCAACGGCTGGGGCGCGAGGTGAACCCGGTGGTGATGACGCCGGCGGAATTTGCCGCCCAGCGCAAGGCCAAGGAGCGCTTTGTGACACGGGTGCTGCGCGAGCCCAAGCTGTTTCTGATAGGGACGGACGATGACCTTGGATAA
- a CDS encoding Fic family protein, producing the protein MLSFEPSVKLEKALKQLQGQVVNAAAGLSTLEPAEAQYLNRCALVSNVGASTRIENALLTDAEVEWVDTTLSVDGRVTAFEQHKAFILDKLSKDRERSVEEVVGCREVLATVYAQARDFVPLTEMVIRGLHHDLLRFYPQASPYAGAYKTSPNRVISKNHATGEVRTVLDPAAPGIITETAMAELVAWYNANRHETPWPLLVATEFVFRFLAIHPFQDGNGRIGRALFLLALLQSDDAPLATLMPYVALDRRIEQNRAKYYAVLHEVSQGQFHADPAQYHYEPLVWFFLKMLEGALRDVAHYRERYARLQKLSEATATVLQSFKLQPEQRLRVNDIVIATQLPRRTVQYALKTLTDQGFLQRLGQGAGVRYQLVF; encoded by the coding sequence ATGCTGTCATTCGAGCCGAGCGTAAAGCTCGAAAAAGCCCTCAAGCAGTTGCAAGGCCAGGTGGTCAATGCGGCCGCCGGGCTGAGCACGCTCGAACCTGCCGAGGCGCAATATCTGAACCGCTGCGCTTTGGTCAGCAACGTTGGCGCCTCGACGCGGATCGAAAACGCCCTGCTCACCGATGCCGAGGTGGAATGGGTTGACACCACGCTCTCGGTGGATGGCCGCGTCACGGCCTTTGAGCAGCACAAGGCCTTCATTCTCGACAAACTCTCCAAAGATCGCGAGCGCAGCGTGGAAGAGGTCGTGGGCTGCCGTGAGGTGTTGGCAACGGTCTACGCCCAGGCGCGCGACTTCGTGCCCCTCACCGAGATGGTGATTCGCGGCCTGCATCATGATCTGCTCAGGTTCTATCCCCAGGCCTCGCCCTATGCCGGCGCCTACAAAACTTCGCCCAACCGGGTGATCTCGAAAAACCATGCCACGGGCGAAGTGCGCACGGTGCTCGATCCGGCCGCGCCCGGCATCATCACCGAAACCGCCATGGCCGAACTGGTGGCCTGGTACAACGCCAATCGGCACGAAACGCCCTGGCCGCTGTTGGTGGCAACCGAATTCGTGTTTCGCTTCCTGGCGATTCACCCATTCCAGGATGGCAACGGCCGCATCGGTCGCGCTCTGTTCCTCTTGGCGTTGCTGCAATCGGACGATGCGCCCTTGGCTACGCTAATGCCCTATGTCGCTCTGGATCGGCGCATCGAACAGAACCGCGCAAAGTACTACGCGGTGCTGCATGAGGTCTCGCAAGGCCAGTTTCATGCCGACCCGGCGCAATACCACTATGAGCCGCTGGTTTGGTTCTTCCTAAAAATGTTGGAAGGCGCGCTGCGCGATGTGGCGCACTATCGCGAGCGCTATGCACGGTTGCAAAAGCTGTCGGAAGCGACGGCAACCGTGCTGCAAAGCTTTAAATTGCAACCCGAGCAACGTCTGCGCGTGAACGACATCGTAATCGCCACACAACTGCCGCGCCGCACCGTGCAATACGCCTTGAAGACGCTAACCGATCAAGGCTTTTTGCAGCGACTGGGCCAAGGTGCGGGCGTGCGGTATCAGCTGGTGTTTTGA
- a CDS encoding restriction endonuclease subunit S: MSTRDSTVIEEGNNLPEGWKWATLGDVTEKSQYGWTTKANHSTGRLKLLRTTDITSGSIDWSSVPYCTDEPEDVEKYLLESGDVLISRAGSVGVSFLINKPERAVFASYLIRFRPKKEILTKYFYYYLKSPAYWDAIGASKSGIAVPNVNASKLSQVPIPVAPLDQQKRIVAEIEKQFSRLDQAVANLKRVKANLKRYKAAVLKAAVEGRLVETEAELARREGRSIETGAQLLQRILETRRRQWNGKGKYKEPAAPDTTDLPELPEGWVYVSLDQLTTQIADVDHKMPKPFEGGIPYVSTRDFIGESEIDFDGAKHISPSDFENLCKKVRPVRGDILLSRYGTVGEVRTVETDLPFQASYSMKPPRYSVPLRSRGFGYFCMR; encoded by the coding sequence GTGAGCACCAGAGACAGCACTGTAATTGAAGAAGGAAACAACCTTCCCGAGGGTTGGAAGTGGGCAACACTTGGCGATGTCACCGAGAAGTCGCAATACGGCTGGACAACGAAGGCGAATCACAGCACCGGCAGACTAAAGCTGTTAAGAACCACTGATATCACTTCCGGTTCGATCGACTGGTCATCTGTTCCTTACTGTACGGATGAGCCAGAAGATGTTGAGAAGTACTTGCTTGAGTCTGGTGACGTGCTGATTTCAAGGGCAGGATCAGTAGGGGTAAGCTTCCTTATTAACAAACCAGAGCGCGCTGTGTTTGCGTCATACCTGATTCGTTTCCGCCCCAAGAAGGAAATTCTTACCAAGTACTTTTACTACTATCTCAAGAGCCCAGCATATTGGGATGCAATCGGCGCAAGTAAATCTGGAATTGCGGTACCGAACGTCAATGCTTCAAAGCTTTCACAGGTTCCAATTCCCGTCGCACCCCTCGACCAACAAAAACGCATCGTCGCAGAAATCGAAAAGCAATTCTCCCGCCTCGACCAAGCCGTCGCCAACCTCAAGCGCGTCAAGGCCAACCTCAAGCGCTACAAAGCCGCCGTTCTCAAAGCAGCCGTCGAAGGCCGCCTCGTCGAAACCGAAGCCGAACTCGCCCGCCGCGAAGGCCGCAGCATTGAAACCGGCGCCCAACTCCTGCAACGCATCCTTGAAACCCGCCGCAGGCAGTGGAATGGCAAGGGCAAATACAAAGAACCCGCCGCACCCGACACCACCGACCTGCCCGAATTGCCGGAGGGGTGGGTGTATGTGTCTCTAGATCAGCTAACCACACAAATCGCGGATGTGGACCATAAGATGCCGAAGCCATTTGAAGGGGGCATCCCTTATGTCAGTACGAGAGACTTCATCGGTGAAAGCGAGATCGACTTCGATGGTGCCAAGCACATATCGCCATCTGATTTCGAAAACCTGTGTAAGAAAGTGCGCCCAGTTCGTGGTGACATCCTACTGTCTAGATATGGGACGGTCGGTGAGGTAAGGACTGTGGAGACGGATCTGCCATTTCAGGCCTCATACAGTATGAAGCCTCCTCGTTATTCCGTGCCACTCAGAAGTAGAGGGTTTGGGTATTTTTGCATGCGATAG
- a CDS encoding thiamine pyrophosphate-binding protein produces the protein MNRQEPTKQPAPENLPVSEILVRFVEKLGVQCIFGIPGSHILPVYDALYDSPVRSVLVKHEQAAAFMAGGYARVSGGVGACITTAGPGATNLVTAIASAYADHLPVLAITGEAPTYIFGKGGLQESSGEGGSIDQVALFAGITRYHKLIERTDYLATVLNQAAKHLLSKTPGPVVLSIPYNIQKELVDASILDGIAFGRANGECGMAPNAIEQSVALIRAARRPLIVAGYGCIRAGAQAALSRISERLNIPVTSSLKAKGAIDERSALALGSLGVTSGGHAMRYLEQEADLVLVLGASFNERTSYVWDKHLLAGKKIIQVDNSAQQLEKVFRADLTVHTDLGTYLKTLDAALQAQAVPAKSPVDIAAFIKQAQAEFDAAGETIFDKKFDQVRALYGWLERKFPDGLVMFDDNIVFAQNFYRVSAKDRFYPNTGISALGHAVPAAIGAGCAVRQPLFAMIGDGGFHMCAMEIMTAVNYQVPLNIVLFNNNTMGLIRKNQHHLYQDRFIDCDFVNPDYALLARSFGINHVRVESEADLARLEAVNFRQGINLIEVMIERDAYPNYSSRR, from the coding sequence ATGAACAGACAAGAGCCGACCAAGCAACCAGCGCCCGAGAACCTTCCGGTCAGTGAAATCCTCGTCCGCTTCGTGGAAAAACTGGGGGTGCAATGCATCTTCGGCATTCCCGGTTCGCACATCCTGCCGGTCTACGATGCGCTCTACGATTCGCCCGTGCGCTCGGTGCTGGTCAAGCACGAGCAGGCCGCGGCCTTCATGGCCGGGGGCTATGCCCGGGTCAGCGGCGGCGTCGGCGCCTGCATCACCACCGCCGGGCCGGGCGCGACCAACCTGGTCACCGCCATCGCCAGCGCCTATGCCGACCACCTGCCGGTGCTCGCCATCACCGGCGAGGCGCCCACCTACATCTTCGGCAAGGGCGGCCTGCAGGAAAGCTCGGGCGAAGGCGGCAGCATCGACCAGGTGGCCCTGTTCGCCGGCATCACCCGCTACCACAAGCTGATCGAGCGCACCGACTACCTGGCCACCGTGCTCAACCAGGCGGCCAAGCACTTGCTTTCGAAAACGCCCGGCCCGGTGGTCTTGAGCATCCCCTACAACATCCAGAAGGAGCTGGTCGATGCGTCCATCCTGGACGGCATCGCCTTCGGCCGCGCCAACGGCGAATGCGGCATGGCGCCGAACGCCATCGAGCAAAGCGTGGCCCTCATCCGCGCGGCCCGGCGGCCGCTCATCGTCGCCGGCTACGGCTGCATCCGCGCCGGGGCGCAGGCGGCCTTGAGCCGCATCAGCGAGCGGCTGAACATCCCGGTCACCAGCAGCCTCAAGGCCAAGGGCGCCATCGACGAACGCTCGGCCCTGGCCCTGGGCAGCCTGGGCGTCACCTCCGGCGGCCATGCCATGCGCTATCTGGAGCAGGAGGCCGACCTGGTGCTGGTGCTGGGCGCGAGCTTCAACGAGCGCACCAGCTACGTCTGGGACAAGCACCTGCTGGCGGGCAAGAAGATCATCCAGGTCGACAACAGCGCCCAGCAATTGGAGAAGGTCTTCCGCGCCGACCTCACCGTGCACACCGATCTGGGTACCTATCTCAAGACGCTGGATGCCGCCCTTCAGGCGCAGGCCGTCCCGGCCAAGTCGCCGGTGGACATCGCCGCCTTCATCAAGCAGGCCCAGGCCGAGTTCGATGCGGCCGGCGAGACCATCTTCGACAAGAAGTTCGATCAGGTGCGCGCCCTCTACGGCTGGCTGGAGCGCAAGTTCCCCGACGGCCTGGTCATGTTCGACGACAACATCGTCTTCGCCCAGAACTTCTACCGGGTATCCGCCAAGGACCGCTTCTACCCCAACACCGGCATCTCCGCCCTGGGCCACGCCGTGCCGGCCGCCATCGGCGCCGGCTGCGCGGTGCGGCAGCCCCTGTTCGCCATGATCGGCGACGGCGGCTTTCACATGTGCGCCATGGAGATCATGACCGCGGTGAACTATCAGGTCCCGCTCAATATTGTGCTGTTCAACAACAACACCATGGGTCTCATCCGCAAGAACCAGCACCACCTCTACCAGGACCGCTTCATCGACTGCGACTTCGTCAACCCCGACTATGCGCTGCTGGCCCGGTCCTTCGGCATCAACCACGTGCGGGTGGAAAGCGAGGCCGACCTGGCACGGCTGGAGGCGGTGAACTTCCGCCAGGGCATCAATCTCATCGAGGTGATGATCGAGCGGGATGCCTATCCGAACTATTCCTCGCGCCGCTAG
- a CDS encoding DEAD/DEAH box helicase: protein MATLIPSIGSARFDSRGELRLAERLKDFLEDNTLVWHNLPVGPFGRHPDFVVLNPQQGLVVLEVKDWRLDTLQQADKHQVTLLMPQGEVRLENPFEQVRNYMFNVVNTLRRDPLLVFEQGRFKGKPVLPFGYGVVFTNITRRQYQATDLDEVFPPERCVFRDEMTEGSDPDRFREQLWKMVSPRLGPALSVPQLDRIRALLFPEVRVRQIALPFDEAEPAPSPLADRILDVMDLQQELLARNLGEGHRIVRGVAGSGKTLILAFRAEHLARLASRPVLVLCYANGIAGRLENAMQDRGVEDKVIVSTFHSWCWNMLRTYDIPAPSERDIPDYGERLAAGVQAVIDAVQRGLIPGGQYDAVLIDEAHDFEPQWLALAAKMVNPDTKSLLIVYDDAQAIYKGRARPVWRQLGIEASGRTTVLKVNYRNTSQILRFACKLAADVLGAPGLCADNEEAILLPEDAGRQGLEPEVRQCVNFETEAHAIAEWLLNRHAAGYQWGQMAVLYPEHEIGRRFEKILDKHGIPPDVAKRNRNRVQANLDAVRLLSMHTAKGLEFPCVAIGGLGAMASEDLEDDIRLTYVAITRATHEVFLTYSHMTPLVERLLA from the coding sequence ATGGCCACACTCATTCCCTCCATCGGCTCGGCGCGCTTTGACAGCCGTGGCGAGCTGCGCCTCGCCGAACGGCTGAAGGATTTTCTCGAAGACAACACTCTGGTCTGGCACAACCTGCCGGTGGGCCCCTTCGGCCGGCACCCGGATTTCGTGGTGCTGAATCCGCAGCAGGGCCTGGTGGTGCTGGAGGTGAAGGACTGGCGGCTGGACACCCTGCAGCAGGCCGACAAGCATCAGGTCACGCTGCTCATGCCGCAAGGCGAGGTGCGGCTGGAAAACCCGTTCGAGCAGGTGCGCAATTACATGTTCAACGTGGTCAACACCCTGCGGCGCGACCCCCTGCTGGTGTTCGAGCAGGGCCGCTTCAAGGGCAAACCCGTCCTGCCTTTTGGTTATGGCGTGGTGTTTACCAATATCACCCGCCGGCAGTATCAGGCGACCGATCTCGATGAGGTGTTTCCGCCCGAGCGGTGCGTGTTCCGGGACGAAATGACCGAGGGCAGCGATCCCGACCGGTTTCGCGAGCAGTTGTGGAAGATGGTGTCGCCCCGACTCGGCCCGGCGCTGTCCGTGCCGCAGCTCGACCGTATCCGCGCCCTGCTCTTTCCGGAAGTGCGGGTGCGCCAGATCGCCCTGCCGTTCGATGAAGCGGAGCCGGCGCCCTCGCCCCTGGCCGACCGCATTCTGGATGTGATGGACCTGCAGCAGGAACTGCTGGCGCGCAATCTGGGCGAGGGCCATCGCATCGTGCGCGGCGTGGCCGGTTCCGGCAAGACGCTGATCCTGGCCTTCCGCGCCGAGCACCTGGCCCGGCTGGCCAGCCGGCCCGTGCTCGTGCTGTGTTACGCCAACGGCATCGCCGGCCGCCTGGAAAACGCCATGCAGGATCGGGGCGTCGAGGACAAGGTGATCGTCTCCACCTTCCATTCATGGTGCTGGAACATGCTGCGCACCTATGACATTCCCGCGCCGAGCGAACGGGACATTCCGGATTATGGCGAGCGCCTGGCGGCCGGGGTTCAGGCGGTCATCGACGCCGTGCAGCGCGGGCTGATACCGGGCGGGCAATACGATGCCGTGCTGATCGACGAGGCACACGACTTCGAGCCGCAATGGCTGGCCCTGGCGGCAAAGATGGTCAACCCGGATACCAAGTCCCTGCTGATCGTGTATGACGATGCCCAGGCCATCTACAAAGGCCGCGCGCGGCCGGTGTGGCGCCAGCTTGGCATCGAGGCCTCGGGCCGCACCACGGTGCTCAAGGTCAATTACCGCAATACCTCGCAGATCCTGCGTTTCGCCTGCAAGCTGGCGGCCGACGTGCTGGGCGCACCCGGCCTTTGCGCCGATAACGAGGAGGCCATTCTCCTGCCGGAGGATGCCGGGCGCCAGGGCCTGGAACCCGAGGTGCGCCAATGCGTGAATTTCGAGACGGAGGCGCACGCCATCGCGGAATGGCTGCTCAACCGCCACGCGGCGGGCTATCAGTGGGGCCAGATGGCCGTGTTGTATCCCGAGCACGAAATCGGCCGCCGGTTCGAAAAGATCCTGGACAAGCACGGCATTCCGCCCGATGTCGCCAAGCGCAACCGCAACCGGGTCCAGGCCAATCTCGATGCGGTTCGGCTGCTTTCCATGCACACCGCCAAGGGATTGGAATTTCCCTGCGTGGCGATCGGCGGACTTGGCGCCATGGCGTCGGAAGACCTGGAAGACGATATCCGGCTCACCTATGTCGCCATCACCCGCGCCACGCATGAGGTCTTTCTGACCTATTCGCACATGACGCCACTGGTCGAGCGCCTGCTTGCCTGA
- a CDS encoding type I restriction-modification system subunit M: MNTSTIVQKLWNYCNVLRDDGMSYGDYVEQLTYLLFLKMADERTKAPYNQKSPVPEQYGWPSLIKKDGDELFDHYRHTLETLGNQKGLLGLIFNKSQNKFQDPAKLRRLVVDLIDKEQWVSMSADVKGDAYEGLLEKNAQDTKSGAGQYFTPRPLIQAIVDVMAPKPGETVCDPACGTGGFLLAAHDYVVKHNPHLTKEERRRLREETFKGWELVQATARLAAMNMLLHGIGSQDFEPIVVSDSLAADPGERFDVILTNPPFGKKSSTTIVGEEGKVSRERDIVERGDFWATTSNKQLNFVQHVKTLLKQNGRAAVVVPDNVLFEGGAGETIRRKLLHDCDVHTLLRLPTGLFYAQGVKANVLFFDKKPASETPWTKKLWIYDLRTNMHFTLKTNPLKREDLDEFVQCYNPANRHDRKPTWFDESAPLPSPLAEGEGTALTPALSQGERGLKGRWRAYDYEELINRDKASLDIFWLKDESLSDSDNLPAPEVIAAEIVEDLAAALAQFREIAGDLTGTAERD; this comes from the coding sequence ATGAACACTTCTACCATCGTCCAAAAACTCTGGAACTACTGCAACGTCCTGCGCGACGACGGCATGAGCTACGGCGATTACGTCGAGCAGCTCACCTATCTGCTGTTCCTGAAGATGGCCGACGAACGCACCAAGGCGCCATACAACCAGAAAAGCCCGGTGCCGGAGCAGTACGGTTGGCCGAGCCTCATCAAGAAAGACGGCGACGAGCTGTTCGATCACTACCGCCACACCCTTGAGACGCTGGGCAACCAGAAGGGCCTGCTCGGGCTGATCTTCAACAAGTCGCAGAACAAGTTCCAGGACCCGGCCAAGCTGCGGCGGCTGGTGGTCGATCTCATCGACAAGGAACAGTGGGTGTCGATGAGCGCCGACGTGAAGGGCGATGCCTACGAAGGCCTGCTGGAGAAGAACGCGCAGGACACCAAGTCCGGCGCCGGCCAGTACTTCACCCCCCGGCCGCTGATCCAGGCCATTGTGGATGTCATGGCGCCCAAGCCCGGCGAGACCGTGTGCGATCCGGCCTGCGGCACCGGCGGCTTTCTGCTCGCGGCGCACGACTATGTGGTGAAACACAATCCGCACCTCACCAAGGAGGAGCGCCGAAGGCTCAGGGAGGAGACCTTCAAGGGCTGGGAGCTGGTGCAGGCCACGGCGCGGCTCGCCGCCATGAACATGCTGCTGCATGGCATCGGCAGCCAGGACTTCGAGCCCATCGTGGTGTCCGACTCGCTCGCCGCCGACCCCGGCGAGCGCTTCGATGTGATCCTCACCAATCCGCCCTTCGGCAAGAAGAGCAGCACCACCATCGTGGGCGAAGAGGGCAAGGTCAGCCGCGAGCGCGACATCGTCGAGCGCGGTGACTTCTGGGCCACCACCTCGAACAAGCAGCTCAACTTCGTGCAGCACGTCAAAACCCTGCTCAAGCAGAACGGCCGCGCCGCCGTGGTCGTACCCGACAACGTGCTGTTCGAAGGCGGGGCGGGCGAGACGATCCGCCGCAAGCTCCTGCACGATTGCGACGTGCACACCCTGCTGCGCCTACCCACCGGCCTGTTCTACGCCCAAGGCGTGAAGGCGAACGTGCTGTTCTTCGACAAGAAGCCTGCCAGCGAGACGCCGTGGACGAAGAAGCTGTGGATCTACGACCTGCGCACCAACATGCACTTCACGCTCAAGACCAACCCCTTGAAGCGCGAAGACCTGGACGAGTTCGTGCAGTGCTACAACCCGGCGAATCGGCATGACCGCAAGCCGACGTGGTTTGATGAAAGCGCCCCTCTCCCCAGCCCTCTCGCAGAGGGAGAGGGGACAGCCCTCACCCCAGCCCTCTCCCAGGGGGAGAGGGGGCTGAAGGGAAGGTGGCGCGCTTACGACTACGAGGAGCTCATCAACCGCGATAAGGCGAGCCTGGATATTTTCTGGCTCAAGGACGAGTCGCTGTCCGATTCCGACAATCTGCCCGCGCCGGAGGTGATCGCGGCGGAGATCGTGGAGGATTTGGCGGCGGCGCTGGCGCAGTTTCGGGAGATCGCCGGCGATCTTACCGGCACCGCAGAGCGCGACTAG